A region from the Gossypium hirsutum isolate 1008001.06 chromosome A08, Gossypium_hirsutum_v2.1, whole genome shotgun sequence genome encodes:
- the LOC107946237 gene encoding pyridoxal reductase, chloroplastic: MAMTLSNSVPSACIICLSASNQFYLPSSPFKSLKPPLFWPWQKVKMGPLTVSPMGFGTWAWGNQLLWGYQPSMDSQLQQVFNLAVENGINLFDTADSYGTGRLNGQSEKLLGKFIREFQGEKRIRDEIVIATKFAAYPWRLTSGQFVQACRASRDRMQIEQIGIGQLHWSTANYAPPQELALWNGLVAMYEKGLVKAVGVSNYGPKQLVKIHDYLKARGVPLCSAQVQFSLLSMGEDQMEIKNICDCLEIRLISYSPLGLGMLTGKYTPSRLPQGPRGLLFKQVLPGLKPLLVSLREIAEKRCKTIPQVAINWCICKGTIPIPGVKTVKQAEENLGALGWRLSSNELLQLDYAAQESPRRMIQNIFQTK; encoded by the exons ATGGCGATGACTCTCTCAAACTCAGTCCCGTCAGCTTGCATTATCTGTCTCAGTGCTTCTAATCAATTCTATCTCCCATCTTCACCTTTCAAGTCTCTCAAGCCCCCTCTCTTCTGGCCATGGCAAAAG GTGAAAATGGGTCCTTTGACTGTTTCTCCAATGGGGTTTGGGACGTGGGCATGGGGAAACCAGCTTCTCTGGGGTTATCAACCTTCAATGGATTCTCAACTTCAACAGGTTTTTAATCTTGCCGTGGAGAATGGCATCAATCTTTTTGACACCGCCGATTCTTATGGGACTGGCAGACTCAACGGACAGAGTGAAAAGCTTTTAGGGAAGTTCATTAGAGAATTTCAAG GGGAAAAACGGATACGAGATGAGATTGTGATTGCCACAAAGTTTGCAGCTTACCCATGGCGTCTAACATCAGGGCAATTTGTTCAAGCTTGCAG GGCCTCTCGGGATCGAATGCAGATTGAACAAATCGGAATAGGACAATTACACTGGTCTACTGCAAACTATGCTCCCCCACAAGAGTTGGCACTTTGGAATGGTTTAGTGGCAATGTATGAGAAG GGCTTAGTTAAAGCTGTTGGAGTTAGCAATTATGGACCCAAACAGCTCGTAAAGATTCATGATTACCTTAAAGCCCGAGGAGTCCCACTCTGCTCAGCTCAG GTACAATTCTCTCTACTAAGCATGGGAGAAGATCAGATGGAGATTAAGAATATTTGTGACTGTCTTGAAATCCGCCTGATTTCTTATAGTCCTCTAGGACTTGGAATGCTTACTGGGAAATATACACCTTCCAGACTTCCACAAGGGCCCAG GGGCCTTCTATTTAAGCAAGTTCTTCCAGGGTTGAAGCCCTTGCTTGTTTCCTTACGAGAAATTGCAGAAAAACGCTGCAAAACCATACCTCAG GTAGCAATAAACTGGTGCATCTGTAAAGGTACCATTCCAATACCTGGAGTCAAAACAGTGAAACAAGCAGAGGAAAATCTGGGTGCTCTCGGATGGCGCCTAAGTTCAAATGAGCTGCTTCAGTTAGATTATGCGGCTCAGGAATCACCACGAAGAATGATCCAAAACATTTTCCAGACAAAGTAA